The Hymenobacter sp. 5317J-9 genome has a window encoding:
- a CDS encoding zinc metallopeptidase translates to MYFLLILLMLVSWGIQWRLRSKFKQYAQVGLRANLTGAQIAELMLADHGITDVRIISTEGRLTDHYNPTDKTVNLSEGVYAERSAAAAAIAAHECGHAVQHATAYSMLQFRSAMVPALSAVSTWMPWILLAGVFMINRSVIPLGVGIALFSLTTLFSFVTLPVEFDASRRALAWMDQRGVVTVQEHAMAKDALWWAAMTYVVAAISSLATLLYYVSIFMSGSRRN, encoded by the coding sequence ATGTATTTCCTGTTGATTCTGCTGATGCTGGTTAGTTGGGGCATCCAGTGGCGCCTCCGCAGCAAGTTCAAGCAATACGCCCAGGTGGGCCTGCGTGCCAATTTGACGGGCGCGCAAATTGCCGAGCTGATGCTGGCCGACCACGGCATCACCGACGTGCGCATCATCAGCACCGAAGGCCGCCTCACCGACCACTACAACCCCACCGACAAAACCGTGAACCTGAGCGAGGGCGTGTACGCCGAGCGCAGCGCCGCCGCGGCCGCCATTGCGGCCCACGAATGCGGCCACGCCGTGCAGCACGCCACGGCCTATTCCATGCTGCAATTCCGCTCGGCCATGGTGCCGGCCCTAAGCGCGGTGTCAACCTGGATGCCGTGGATTTTGCTCGCCGGCGTGTTCATGATTAACCGTTCGGTGATTCCGCTGGGCGTGGGCATTGCGCTGTTTTCGCTCACCACGCTGTTTTCGTTCGTGACGCTGCCCGTCGAGTTTGACGCTTCGCGCCGGGCCTTGGCCTGGATGGACCAGCGCGGCGTGGTGACGGTGCAGGAGCACGCCATGGCCAAGGACGCCCTTTGGTGGGCGGCCATGACCTACGTGGTGGCCGCCATTAGCTCGCTGGCCACGCTGCTGTACTACGTCAGCATTTTTATGAGCGGTAGTCGGCGCAATTAA
- the rfaE2 gene encoding D-glycero-beta-D-manno-heptose 1-phosphate adenylyltransferase, whose amino-acid sequence MWTKDKIQTREQLPATVAAWRAAGRKVVFTNGCFDLLHLGHVDYLEQARHLGDALVVGLNTDASVGALKPGRPIQDEHARARILASLAFVDAVVLFGEPTPLALIELVQPDVLVKGDDYAIDGIVGHELVLNRGGQVLTVPLVQGYSTSRIVERILQST is encoded by the coding sequence ATGTGGACCAAAGACAAAATCCAGACGCGTGAACAGCTACCGGCTACAGTGGCGGCCTGGCGCGCGGCAGGCCGCAAAGTGGTGTTCACCAACGGCTGCTTCGACCTGCTGCACTTGGGCCACGTGGACTACCTGGAGCAGGCCCGGCACCTCGGTGACGCCCTGGTGGTGGGCCTGAACACCGACGCCTCGGTGGGCGCCCTCAAGCCCGGCCGGCCCATTCAGGACGAGCACGCGCGGGCCCGTATTCTGGCCTCACTGGCCTTTGTGGATGCAGTGGTGCTGTTTGGCGAGCCCACGCCGCTGGCCCTCATTGAGCTGGTGCAGCCCGACGTGCTGGTGAAGGGCGACGACTACGCCATCGACGGAATTGTGGGGCACGAGCTGGTGTTGAACCGGGGCGGGCAGGTGCTGACCGTGCCATTAGTGCAGGGCTACAGCACCTCTCGCATCGTGGAGCGCATTTTGCAGTCCACCTAG